In the genome of Anabaena cylindrica PCC 7122, the window ACCCATATTCAGATTTAACTACTCCTCTGTAACGAATTCATAAGCATGAGCTTTTGCTAGTCTAAGTAAATGTTCAAGCACCATATATTGATTCCCCATTATGGAGTTAGTTCCAATTGCCATTCTTTGGCTTGGGAATTCCATTGTGGTGAGGGAGTTTCGCCAACAACATAAGGCCCCCAATAGCTGCGGGAACCATCTTGAGCAAAAGCTACTAAAATATCTCCTGTTTCTAGTTTTAAATTACCTTCTGGGAGAGATAAAATTAAACCCTTTTGACTACCTTCTTGGGGAGCAAAATCCCAATGAGCCGGAACATTATATTGAGTTTTGTTGTTGGAGGATTTTTTGTCTGTTGACTTGTGCGCTAATAGGGCTAGACGTACAGGTTGATTTGTTTGATTGCTCATTCGCAAACTACCTGAGACTTTGCTTTTATTAGCGGAGCTTATCTGATACGCTAATACATCAGGTGAATTTTCTGCACTGGGTTTTTCTTGCTGGCTGGGAGTGGTTTTGATATTGTCTGCACCAGCAGATATAACTTTTTCAGAACCTAGAGGTGCGGGTATTGTTCGCTGTAATGTAGATGTTTCTTCTGGGGATAGATTTGGGTTAGTAGGCTCAAAGGATACACTCATTCCCAAGCATCCAGCTAGGATTCCTAGTAGCCCAAATGCACAAGATATAACAGCAAAGTTACGATACATGGAAGTTTTCATAATGATACTTTTTAGAGATAATATTTTTTAGGCTTGATCCTTCTCAGTTCCCAGTTGAGAGTTTTATCATTTGGTTTTAAGTTAATGTTGCTTGAATAGATAAATTTTCTGAATGTAACTGTATTGATTTATAATGCTGTTAAATCAGTTTAATTAAACCTAATCTGGAATTTATACCTTCAGTATGGGAATATTTAAACATTTTTTGATTTTTTCCCACAGTCCTATCAATGCAAAATACTCGTCTTAACAACCTGTTAGATACTATTGCTAGACTCTTGGGGCAATGGTTTGTTAATCCTTGGCGGCGATTATCGCTTCTGGTAATTAATTTTTTATTTGGGTTCTTTTTGGGATCGGCAGTGTCTACTACCACTGGACAAAAAGCGGAATTAGATATTGTGGTAGCTGCTGTTTTAGTTCTATTGACGGAGATTACTAGTAGAATATTTTACAGTCGCACTTTTTTTGCTAAACAGGCACTTTGGGTAGAAGCACTGAATTTTTTAAAGGTTGGTTTCATCTATAGTCTATTTTTGGAAGCCTTTAAGCTAGGTTCTTGATTTTTTAGAGGGGTGCTAGTTATGCTCAGTGAGTGGCTGAATGAAATTTTGATCACAGGTGCTACAAATGCGTCTTGGCAAGTTTTAGCACAAAGGGAAGCACTGGCAAATACTGAGAGGACAAAGGTTTTTGATATCACTCAGGCGAATGTATCTCAAGTCATCCAAGAGCGATCGCACCTACTATCCTTAGTGTTACCTTCTTTTAGGCAATTTTGCCAAAACACCCTGCAAATGCCGCCGCAGAGAATGTTACAAGTATTGTGGGATTTGTGGCTACCTTTGGGGATCAAAATAGCATCAAGTCGTCAAGAGTTGGGTAGACCCTTCGTTCAGGGGATTTTAGGTGGACAAGGAACTGGTAAAACCACCATGTCGCAGATTCTCAGCTTGATTCTCCAGCAGTTGGGATATCGTACTTTGAGCTTATCTTTGGATGACTTGTACAAAACTTATAGCGATCGCCTGGCTTTAACGCAGCAATACCCCCGTCTGATTTGGCGTGGTCCACCAGGAACTCACGATATCGACTTAGGTTTAAGTTTACTCGATCAGATTCGTCAAGGCAAGAATCCTGTGAGCGTTCCCCG includes:
- a CDS encoding DUF565 domain-containing protein translates to MQNTRLNNLLDTIARLLGQWFVNPWRRLSLLVINFLFGFFLGSAVSTTTGQKAELDIVVAAVLVLLTEITSRIFYSRTFFAKQALWVEALNFLKVGFIYSLFLEAFKLGS
- a CDS encoding glycerate kinase, which translates into the protein MLSEWLNEILITGATNASWQVLAQREALANTERTKVFDITQANVSQVIQERSHLLSLVLPSFRQFCQNTLQMPPQRMLQVLWDLWLPLGIKIASSRQELGRPFVQGILGGQGTGKTTMSQILSLILQQLGYRTLSLSLDDLYKTYSDRLALTQQYPRLIWRGPPGTHDIDLGLSLLDQIRQGKNPVSVPRFDKSAYSGSGDRTTPEIVSNVDIVLFEGWFVGVTPIDPAAFTNPPPPIITDDDRAFAADMNHQLSNYLPLWQHLDSLILLYPTDYRYSLEWRKQAEKQMITAGKSGMTNAQIEEFVNYFWLSLHPELFIEPLLKSHLIDLVIELLSDHSFGNIYNLK